In Psychrobacter immobilis, a single genomic region encodes these proteins:
- a CDS encoding phosphoglycerate kinase — translation MNFLRMSELSLTDKVVLIREDLNVPIKNGKVASDARLQASLPTIKMALEKGAAVIVCSHLGRPTEGSPEPIYSLAPVAEYLSDKLATELSKPVSLNNDYLTEGVAIKAGEVVLLENVRFNQGEKKNDADLAQKYADLCDVFVMDAFGTAHRAQASTEGVTQAMHRAGKTACAGPLLAAELDALSLALETPAQPMLAIVGGSKVSTKLEVLHSLSELCSQIIVGGGIANTFLAAQGHSVGASLYEADLVKTARDIMTKTEILLPEYVVVADKNEIDFADFTGSLQQATATIKSVDAIGENDMILDIAPESAKQLADAIINAKTILWNGPVGVFEVDAFGQGTQIIANAVKNSEGFSIAGGGDTLAAIDKYQVEDGVSYMSTGGGAFLEFVEGKVLPAVAALQIDA, via the coding sequence ATGAATTTTTTGCGTATGAGTGAGCTGAGCTTAACGGATAAAGTGGTGTTGATTCGTGAAGATCTCAATGTGCCTATTAAAAACGGTAAAGTCGCCAGTGATGCACGCCTGCAAGCCAGTTTGCCTACGATTAAGATGGCGTTAGAAAAAGGCGCGGCCGTTATAGTTTGTTCACACTTAGGTCGTCCAACTGAAGGCAGTCCTGAGCCGATATATTCGCTAGCACCAGTTGCTGAGTATTTAAGCGATAAATTAGCCACAGAGTTATCAAAGCCCGTTAGCTTAAACAATGACTACCTTACTGAAGGCGTGGCAATTAAAGCAGGCGAGGTCGTGCTATTAGAAAACGTGCGCTTTAATCAGGGCGAAAAGAAAAACGATGCGGATTTAGCACAGAAATACGCTGACTTATGCGATGTATTCGTGATGGATGCATTTGGCACCGCACATCGTGCGCAGGCCTCAACAGAAGGCGTTACCCAAGCTATGCATCGAGCAGGAAAAACAGCTTGTGCAGGACCTTTATTGGCGGCTGAGCTTGATGCGTTAAGCTTGGCACTTGAAACCCCAGCACAGCCAATGTTAGCAATCGTTGGTGGTTCAAAAGTATCGACAAAGCTAGAAGTGCTGCACAGTTTGTCTGAATTATGCTCGCAGATTATCGTTGGTGGCGGTATTGCGAATACCTTCCTAGCCGCGCAAGGTCATAGCGTTGGTGCATCACTTTATGAAGCGGACTTGGTTAAGACAGCTCGTGACATTATGACTAAGACTGAGATTTTATTACCTGAATATGTTGTCGTTGCTGATAAAAATGAGATTGATTTTGCTGACTTCACAGGCTCATTACAACAAGCCACTGCGACCATCAAATCTGTCGATGCGATTGGCGAAAATGACATGATATTGGATATCGCTCCAGAAAGTGCTAAGCAATTAGCGGATGCTATTATCAACGCAAAAACCATTTTATGGAATGGTCCGGTCGGTGTTTTTGAAGTCGATGCTTTTGGTCAGGGCACACAAATCATAGCAAATGCCGTTAAAAACAGCGAAGGGTTTTCGATCGCTGGTGGTGGTGATACGCTTGCTGCAATTGATAAATATCAAGTGGAAGATGGCGTTAGCTACATGTCAACAGGTGGTGGCGCATTTTTAGAGTTTGTAGAAGGCAAGGTGTTGCCTGCGGTTGCTGCTCTACAGATTGATGCGTAA
- a CDS encoding TraR/DksA family transcriptional regulator — MSIDLQAAKQNLLTLKEEYETRIDKIEDHIQNPQDDLNEHWEDQAISYRQNDMRTNLMVEARQSLIYVENALSRIENGTYGKCEVCGEQIEEQRLQALPYATLCMEHAE, encoded by the coding sequence ATGAGTATCGACCTTCAAGCTGCCAAACAAAACCTACTAACACTTAAAGAAGAATATGAGACTCGTATCGATAAAATCGAAGATCATATCCAAAACCCGCAAGACGACCTCAATGAGCATTGGGAAGACCAAGCCATCTCTTATCGTCAAAATGACATGCGTACAAATTTGATGGTTGAAGCCCGTCAAAGTTTGATCTATGTCGAAAATGCATTAAGCCGTATTGAAAACGGGACTTATGGTAAATGTGAAGTCTGCGGCGAGCAAATTGAAGAGCAACGCTTACAAGCACTGCCTTACGCTACCCTATGTATGGAACATGCTGAATAA